One Allostreptomyces psammosilenae DNA segment encodes these proteins:
- a CDS encoding AraC family transcriptional regulator produces the protein MSGAVEESNRRMLRARDAMDRAYAEPLDVPALARIAHVSEAHFTRTFRATFGETPHRYLQRRRVERAMFLLRETDRSVTDICFEVGFGSPGTFSRTFREIVGRSPREYRREAVAAGVPTCFTMAWTRPID, from the coding sequence GTGAGTGGGGCTGTGGAGGAGAGCAACCGGCGGATGCTGCGGGCGCGGGACGCCATGGACCGGGCGTACGCGGAGCCGCTGGACGTGCCGGCGCTGGCGCGGATCGCGCACGTGTCGGAGGCGCACTTCACGCGCACCTTCCGGGCGACGTTCGGGGAGACGCCGCACCGCTACCTGCAGCGGCGGCGGGTGGAGCGGGCGATGTTCCTGCTGCGGGAGACCGACCGGAGCGTGACGGACATCTGCTTCGAGGTGGGCTTCGGCAGTCCGGGGACGTTCAGCCGGACGTTCCGGGAGATCGTCGGCCGGTCGCCGCGCGAGTACCGCCGGGAGGCGGTGGCGGCGGGCGTGCCGACGTGCTTCACGATGGCGTGGACGCGGCCGATCGACTGA